A part of Paenibacillus donghaensis genomic DNA contains:
- a CDS encoding M20 family metallopeptidase, translating into MIDWKAKVLEAIDEQQDELLELCSRLIQFPSENPEGDSREISAFIINYLKEAGIGTEVHLATDTMLNLVSTLEGKGGTGAGADRKLIFCGHTDVVPAGDRSRWDFDPFCGEIKDGYMLGRGASDMKAGLAGLIFATALLAKLGVPLSGELALLIVPDEETGGHLGVPWVLERGLITGTAAVIAEPSGPQNPTIGQKGSCWFEFTVEGTPGHGSLQPIVGDSAIVKAAKGIEALQRLWDIKADLPEEVKEIIRISQEYVKEREEYGDTAYQVFDHVTVNIGTIQGGTKVNVVADRCTIQVDSRVPFGVDYRTVLERASSLLLEAGIESEVKGFGFQGNANWTSTEEPIVSDLVESISEVSGEDAYGVLQWASSDARHFRTHQIPVLQYGPAELSTIHNFNEKAPVWQIIQSAKVYALTALKYLGVEGGQHN; encoded by the coding sequence ATGATAGACTGGAAAGCCAAGGTACTGGAAGCTATTGATGAGCAGCAGGACGAGCTGCTGGAGCTGTGCAGCCGACTGATTCAATTCCCGTCGGAGAACCCGGAAGGAGATTCCCGCGAGATTAGCGCATTTATTATCAATTATCTGAAAGAAGCGGGTATTGGCACTGAGGTGCATCTAGCAACGGATACGATGCTGAATCTGGTCTCCACGCTGGAAGGTAAAGGCGGGACTGGCGCTGGCGCGGACCGCAAGCTGATCTTCTGCGGCCATACGGATGTGGTGCCTGCCGGTGACCGATCGCGCTGGGATTTCGATCCGTTCTGCGGCGAGATCAAGGATGGATATATGCTGGGACGGGGCGCTTCGGACATGAAAGCCGGACTGGCCGGGCTGATCTTCGCAACAGCGCTGCTGGCGAAGCTGGGTGTTCCACTGAGCGGCGAGCTCGCTCTGCTGATTGTGCCGGACGAAGAGACCGGCGGCCACCTGGGTGTGCCGTGGGTGCTGGAGCGTGGTCTGATTACAGGCACCGCCGCTGTGATCGCCGAGCCCTCCGGCCCGCAGAACCCGACCATTGGCCAGAAGGGCAGCTGCTGGTTCGAGTTCACCGTCGAAGGCACGCCGGGCCACGGCAGCCTGCAGCCTATAGTGGGCGACAGTGCGATTGTCAAGGCAGCCAAAGGGATTGAAGCACTCCAGCGGCTATGGGATATCAAGGCCGACCTCCCGGAAGAGGTGAAGGAGATTATCCGCATCTCGCAGGAATATGTGAAAGAGCGCGAGGAGTACGGCGATACCGCCTATCAGGTGTTCGATCATGTCACCGTCAACATCGGGACGATCCAGGGTGGAACCAAGGTGAATGTGGTCGCTGACCGCTGTACGATCCAGGTCGATTCACGTGTGCCGTTTGGCGTGGATTACCGCACCGTGCTGGAGCGGGCCAGCTCTCTGCTGCTGGAAGCGGGCATCGAATCGGAGGTCAAAGGGTTCGGCTTCCAGGGCAACGCCAACTGGACCTCCACCGAGGAGCCGATTGTCAGCGATCTGGTGGAGAGCATTAGCGAAGTGAGCGGCGAGGACGCTTACGGCGTGCTGCAATGGGCGTCCAGCGACGCGCGTCATTTCCGTACACACCAGATTCCGGTGCTGCAATATGGCCCGGCTGAGCTGTCTACGATCCATAATTTTAATGAAAAAGCGCCGGTATGGCAGATTATCCAATCGGCTAAAGTATATGCCTTGACCGCACTGAAGTATCTGGGCGTTGAAGGCGGGCAACACAACTAA
- a CDS encoding ABC transporter substrate-binding protein, with amino-acid sequence MKKVKLLSTFIAFSVLLAGCASSANPQTPAATSGTDGAGTGTAAKPFLTVAYSEGGTTMDPAEANDLTSDTLVLAAYDQLVTYGIKSENGSDIANTEDIKPMLAENWEVSDDNTVYTFKVRDGVKFQSGNPVDAASVAYSFDRVGKSSSGSFLYGMASIKSVTAKDNSTVEITLTAPNHMFLQIISMYTFSIVDQKTVEAEGADYLKTHAAGSGPFVLDKWDPASEAVFTPNAEYWQGPAQLGKVTMKFTKEASNRVLLLGKGDVDMAIEIPPKDVTSLESNDALTIKSNASNRILYFAMNNKIKPFDNEKVRQAINYAIPYDELLSGVMYGQAKQMKSSVASNTPGFTDAGYVYEYNLDKAKELLKEAGYEQGFTFDFTLGSGFDDWEDDAVLIQAELAKIGVTMNINKLARAQFLEQQKEKNLTSYISKWTSFVNDPGYHLGFLMYGKGSSNYNNYQNAEVDKLWEQANTETDAAKRGELYMKAQEIINTEAPWAYLYEYNRIVGMSNKISGYAFYPDEVIRFYPLSKAE; translated from the coding sequence ATGAAAAAAGTTAAGTTGTTGTCCACCTTCATCGCGTTTTCAGTATTGCTGGCCGGCTGTGCAAGCAGCGCCAATCCTCAGACCCCCGCAGCCACTTCCGGCACAGACGGAGCAGGTACAGGGACTGCAGCCAAGCCTTTTCTGACCGTAGCTTATTCCGAGGGCGGAACCACGATGGACCCGGCGGAAGCCAATGACCTCACTTCGGACACCCTGGTGCTTGCCGCCTACGACCAATTGGTTACCTATGGCATTAAGAGCGAGAACGGCTCCGATATCGCCAACACCGAGGATATCAAGCCGATGCTCGCCGAGAACTGGGAAGTGTCTGACGACAATACCGTATATACGTTCAAAGTTCGTGACGGAGTGAAATTCCAGAGCGGGAATCCGGTGGATGCTGCTTCTGTAGCGTACTCTTTTGACCGGGTGGGCAAGTCCAGCTCCGGCAGCTTCCTCTATGGGATGGCTTCGATCAAGTCGGTAACCGCCAAGGATAACTCCACTGTAGAAATTACCCTGACCGCTCCCAACCATATGTTCCTGCAAATTATCTCCATGTACACCTTCTCCATCGTCGATCAGAAGACTGTGGAAGCCGAAGGCGCGGACTATCTGAAGACCCATGCGGCAGGCTCCGGCCCGTTCGTTCTGGACAAATGGGACCCGGCAAGCGAAGCGGTGTTCACGCCGAATGCAGAATATTGGCAGGGTCCTGCCCAACTGGGCAAGGTGACGATGAAGTTCACTAAGGAAGCCTCCAACCGTGTGCTGCTGCTCGGCAAAGGCGATGTGGACATGGCGATCGAGATTCCTCCGAAGGATGTAACTTCACTTGAGAGCAACGATGCGCTGACGATCAAATCGAATGCCAGCAACCGCATCCTGTACTTCGCCATGAACAACAAGATCAAGCCTTTTGACAATGAAAAAGTGCGCCAGGCAATCAACTACGCCATCCCGTATGACGAGTTGCTGAGCGGTGTAATGTACGGACAGGCCAAGCAGATGAAGAGTTCCGTAGCGAGCAACACGCCGGGCTTCACCGATGCCGGATATGTATATGAATACAATCTCGACAAAGCCAAAGAGCTGCTGAAGGAAGCTGGTTATGAGCAAGGGTTTACTTTTGACTTCACCCTGGGCTCTGGTTTCGACGACTGGGAAGATGATGCTGTCCTGATCCAAGCCGAATTGGCCAAAATCGGGGTAACGATGAACATCAACAAGCTGGCCCGTGCGCAGTTCCTGGAGCAGCAGAAAGAGAAGAATCTGACCTCTTATATTTCGAAATGGACTTCTTTTGTCAATGATCCCGGCTACCACCTTGGATTCCTGATGTACGGCAAAGGTTCTTCTAACTACAACAACTACCAGAACGCCGAAGTAGACAAGCTGTGGGAACAAGCCAACACAGAGACCGATGCGGCCAAACGCGGTGAGCTGTACATGAAGGCCCAGGAAATTATCAACACCGAAGCACCATGGGCTTACCTGTACGAATACAACCGGATCGTGGGCATGAGCAACAAGATTAGCGGCTACGCGTTCTACCCGGATGAGGTTATCCGTTTCTACCCGTTGTCCAAGGCAGAGTAA
- a CDS encoding ABC transporter permease, whose amino-acid sequence MSTAAHSAGGQAGKSAAPPKPKTFLTLLLRNRLATVGLIFILIWTVTAIIAPWIAPYNPYLTDMANKLQGPSALHWFGTDNFGRDILSRILYGARISIWTGLIAVAISFVIGVPLGGIAAYYGGKTGTIIMRVMDVLLSFPSLVLSMAIAASIGAGLTSAMIAVGIVGIPEFARLMFGQTVSLREKEYIEASRAIGVKDKVILFQHILPNALAPLMVQATLGMGFALLTASSLSFLGLGVKPPIAEWGAMISEGREYIISGQWWLVTFPGLSIATSILGFNLLGDGLRDVLDPRLRSGK is encoded by the coding sequence GTGAGCACCGCAGCACATTCAGCCGGGGGCCAGGCAGGCAAGTCCGCCGCGCCCCCCAAGCCCAAAACCTTTCTGACCCTGCTTCTGCGCAACCGCCTGGCGACGGTAGGACTTATCTTCATCCTGATCTGGACCGTGACGGCGATTATCGCTCCTTGGATTGCACCTTATAATCCCTATCTGACGGATATGGCGAACAAGCTGCAAGGCCCCTCAGCCCTTCACTGGTTCGGTACGGACAATTTCGGGCGGGATATTCTCAGCCGCATCCTGTACGGGGCACGCATCAGTATCTGGACCGGCCTGATTGCCGTAGCTATTTCCTTCGTCATTGGTGTTCCGCTCGGCGGAATCGCGGCCTACTATGGCGGCAAGACAGGCACGATCATTATGCGTGTGATGGATGTGCTGCTGTCGTTCCCGTCACTTGTACTGTCGATGGCGATTGCCGCCTCCATTGGCGCTGGACTCACCAGCGCGATGATCGCGGTTGGAATCGTCGGCATCCCCGAGTTCGCCCGCCTGATGTTCGGCCAGACCGTCTCGCTGCGGGAGAAGGAATATATTGAAGCCAGCCGCGCGATCGGGGTGAAGGATAAGGTGATTCTGTTCCAGCATATTCTGCCGAATGCGCTCGCTCCTCTGATGGTACAAGCGACACTGGGCATGGGCTTCGCCCTGCTGACGGCATCCAGCCTCAGCTTCCTGGGTCTCGGGGTCAAACCTCCGATTGCCGAATGGGGCGCGATGATCTCCGAAGGCCGGGAATATATTATTTCCGGGCAGTGGTGGCTGGTTACTTTTCCCGGATTATCGATTGCGACTTCCATTCTTGGTTTCAACCTGCTCGGCGACGGGCTGCGCGATGTACTGGATCCACGGTTGCGTTCGGGCAAATAG
- a CDS encoding ABC transporter permease, whose translation MFAYTIKRLLQMIPALLGIILITFILSRVLPGDPAIMMAGEQAPEEIVNKIRVDMGLDKPLYTQFFSYVGQLFQGDIGYAYHTGHSVASDLSTRFPATIELTLFSILIAILIAIPVGIVAATRKESIVDHISRVFSLIGACVPIFWLGLMFIYIFYSILGWAPAPMGRISGDLNPPVHITGLYVLDSLLSGDMIALRSSLTHLLLPAICLSTGTMAIVARMTRSSMLEIIDQDFVRTARAKGLRESAVIYKHALANALIPTLTVLGLQFGYLMGGAVITETIFSWPGIGSYVTDSILAADYAPIQAFTLVSAILYCGINLAVDLIYGLIDPRIRYE comes from the coding sequence TTGTTTGCTTATACGATAAAAAGATTGCTCCAGATGATTCCGGCTCTGCTGGGCATCATCCTGATCACCTTCATTCTGTCGAGAGTGCTGCCGGGTGATCCCGCCATCATGATGGCAGGCGAGCAGGCACCGGAGGAGATTGTTAACAAAATCCGCGTGGACATGGGGCTGGACAAACCACTGTACACTCAATTCTTCAGTTATGTAGGCCAGCTGTTCCAGGGTGACATCGGCTATGCCTATCATACCGGACACTCCGTAGCCAGTGATCTGTCCACCCGGTTCCCGGCAACGATTGAGCTGACCTTGTTCAGTATCCTGATCGCCATCCTGATTGCGATTCCGGTAGGCATCGTAGCCGCCACCCGCAAGGAATCGATCGTGGACCACATTTCCAGGGTGTTCTCGCTGATTGGTGCGTGTGTGCCGATCTTCTGGCTGGGGCTGATGTTTATCTACATCTTCTATTCGATTCTCGGCTGGGCGCCGGCACCGATGGGACGGATCAGCGGTGATCTCAATCCGCCGGTACACATTACCGGGCTGTACGTACTGGACAGTCTCCTGTCGGGAGACATGATTGCACTGCGAAGCAGTCTGACCCACCTGCTGCTCCCGGCGATCTGTCTAAGCACCGGCACGATGGCGATTGTCGCCCGGATGACCCGCTCCAGCATGCTGGAGATTATCGACCAGGACTTCGTGCGCACCGCCAGAGCCAAAGGGCTGCGCGAATCAGCTGTCATTTACAAGCATGCACTGGCGAACGCCCTGATTCCTACGCTGACCGTACTGGGTCTGCAATTCGGTTACCTGATGGGCGGCGCCGTGATTACGGAGACCATCTTCTCCTGGCCGGGCATCGGCAGCTATGTGACGGACTCCATTCTGGCTGCGGATTATGCGCCGATACAGGCTTTTACCCTGGTCAGTGCGATATTATACTGCGGGATCAACCTCGCCGTTGATCTGATCTACGGCTTGATCGATCCGCGCATCCGCTATGAATAA
- a CDS encoding PucR family transcriptional regulator — MDTRGITLRELMQLPILGKARVVSGQQGLDRVVRFVDIMEVPDLQGWISEGVMLLTTAYSIRHDPSLLTELVYTLDQLGAAALAIKPARFLKEIPEAALEASNICGLPIVEIPPDIPYTDITQPVMELLLGRQAMLLRRAEEVYRTLTTMVLENSGIQAVSDNVSEFLKAPVALVDNDRRIIVSSPSDYEWGAADAPLSWSINVDRRLVAKLLVDKQQLDDMEEVGIEQARLVFALELMRNKVAEDTEFRLRGNFIDELLTPPLPSRHEVERRARQLGMNPEHSWEVAVIEGETAPKEETLIRLLDREARRRGVLPHMEFRSNRAVLFLPTPEARRFAGAGLAEESWGDTLKSWLLDKNEGLGGYRSGIGTAEPLWNIHASYNEARKALSVSRRLGAAAGGVTNYEEIEVYHLLEGTSGPGFAALFERKLGKLLRYDEEHDSNMLLTFYHYLECRGSLVETSNSLFIHRNSVKYRLERIRDITGFDLSDPREQFVCHLCLIYHYLQEK, encoded by the coding sequence ATGGATACACGTGGAATTACATTAAGAGAGCTAATGCAGCTCCCCATTCTGGGCAAGGCGCGCGTGGTCAGCGGACAACAGGGGCTGGACCGCGTGGTGCGCTTCGTAGATATCATGGAGGTGCCGGACCTCCAAGGCTGGATCAGTGAAGGTGTGATGCTGCTGACCACCGCTTACTCCATCCGCCATGACCCTTCGCTGCTGACCGAGCTGGTCTATACGCTGGACCAGTTAGGCGCGGCCGCGCTGGCAATCAAGCCAGCCCGCTTCCTGAAGGAGATCCCCGAAGCCGCGCTTGAAGCCAGCAATATCTGCGGGCTGCCGATTGTGGAGATTCCGCCGGATATTCCCTATACCGATATTACCCAGCCGGTAATGGAGCTGCTGCTCGGCCGGCAGGCGATGCTGCTGCGCCGTGCAGAGGAGGTCTACCGCACCCTGACCACGATGGTGCTGGAGAACAGCGGCATCCAGGCGGTCAGCGACAATGTGTCCGAGTTCCTGAAGGCCCCGGTTGCCCTGGTGGATAATGACCGCCGAATTATCGTCTCCTCCCCCTCCGATTATGAGTGGGGCGCAGCGGACGCGCCGCTCAGCTGGAGCATCAACGTAGATCGGCGGCTGGTTGCGAAGCTGCTGGTGGACAAGCAGCAGCTGGATGACATGGAGGAGGTCGGCATTGAGCAGGCCCGGCTTGTATTCGCGCTGGAGCTGATGCGCAACAAGGTGGCTGAGGATACCGAATTCCGGCTGCGCGGCAACTTCATCGACGAGCTGCTGACCCCGCCGCTGCCCTCGCGCCATGAGGTGGAGCGCCGCGCCCGCCAGCTCGGCATGAATCCCGAGCACAGCTGGGAGGTAGCGGTTATCGAAGGCGAGACCGCGCCGAAGGAGGAGACACTGATCAGGCTGCTGGACCGCGAAGCCCGGCGGCGGGGCGTGCTGCCGCATATGGAGTTCCGCTCCAACCGGGCGGTGCTGTTCCTGCCGACCCCGGAAGCCCGCAGGTTCGCCGGGGCAGGCCTTGCCGAAGAGAGCTGGGGAGACACGCTGAAGAGCTGGCTGCTGGACAAGAACGAGGGACTTGGCGGCTACCGCAGCGGAATCGGGACAGCTGAGCCGCTGTGGAATATCCATGCCAGCTACAATGAAGCCCGCAAGGCGTTGTCCGTCTCCAGGCGTCTGGGCGCGGCAGCGGGCGGTGTAACGAATTATGAGGAGATCGAGGTCTATCATCTGCTGGAGGGCACGAGCGGCCCCGGCTTCGCCGCCTTATTCGAGCGCAAGCTGGGCAAGCTGCTGCGCTATGATGAGGAGCATGACAGCAATATGCTGCTGACCTTCTATCATTATCTGGAGTGCCGTGGCAGTCTGGTCGAAACGTCCAATAGTCTGTTCATCCACCGCAATTCCGTCAAATACCGCCTGGAGCGGATCCGCGACATTACCGGGTTCGACCTGAGCGATCCCCGCGAGCAATTTGTTTGCCATTTGTGCCTGATCTACCATTATTTGCAGGAGAAATAG
- a CDS encoding aspartate/glutamate racemase family protein, with product MLGMIRVITLQDELAIHRHGALIEERFGLRVLSRCIPDQPQGVFDAETEAASVPKILALAQELERSGCSAIGISCAADPALDEARAAVRIPVLGAGSCAAHLALTSARRVGVLTILHEIPPRITDILGSACVGMDRPDGVTTTLDLNTPAGRAGALAGAARLVERGAEAIVLACTGFATIGLAAELEKKLGVRAFDPILALGAAAAAAAVWNEPEL from the coding sequence ATGCTGGGAATGATACGTGTGATTACGCTGCAGGACGAGCTTGCCATTCACAGGCATGGCGCGCTGATTGAGGAGCGATTCGGCCTGCGGGTGCTGAGCCGCTGCATCCCGGACCAGCCTCAGGGCGTGTTCGATGCGGAGACGGAAGCCGCCTCGGTGCCCAAGATCCTGGCGCTGGCCCAGGAGCTGGAACGCAGCGGCTGCAGCGCGATCGGGATCAGCTGCGCGGCTGATCCGGCACTGGACGAAGCGCGGGCCGCCGTGCGGATACCGGTGCTGGGCGCAGGCTCGTGCGCGGCGCATCTGGCTTTGACGTCCGCGCGGCGCGTAGGCGTGCTGACCATCCTGCACGAGATCCCGCCGCGGATAACGGACATTCTGGGCAGCGCCTGCGTCGGCATGGACCGCCCGGACGGCGTAACCACGACGCTGGACCTGAACACGCCCGCAGGGCGTGCGGGTGCGCTGGCCGGCGCAGCCCGGTTGGTCGAGCGCGGCGCGGAGGCGATCGTGCTGGCCTGCACCGGCTTCGCTACGATCGGCCTTGCGGCCGAGCTGGAGAAGAAGCTGGGCGTGCGCGCTTTTGATCCGATCCTGGCGCTTGGGGCCGCAGCTGCTGCGGCGGCGGTCTGGAACGAGCCGGAATTGTAA
- a CDS encoding aminopeptidase: protein MNEQRIKNSMNVLRTCLGLASHEVLAVIADDSKRELGESIYEAGKRLGAESLLLIMPDRSRSGEEPPAPVAEAMAKADVAVCITVHSLTHTAARKQAAAAGTRLATMPGMTDDMFSQGAITADYLQVQALTEKVAAILTGGQQVRIEKDGFRLSFPIAGRDGILSTGLYLNPGESGNLPSGEAYIAPLEGRAEGQILVDGSIAGIGALTAPVLLTVEQGRLVAAEGESGDRLLAMLGDGDGRLLGEFGIGTNDQARITGVVLEDEKVYGTIHVAFGSNNTFGGIVAAGVHIDAVVQKPDVYVDEVLIMRAGELV, encoded by the coding sequence ATGAATGAACAGCGGATCAAGAATAGTATGAACGTGCTGCGGACCTGTCTTGGGCTGGCGAGCCATGAGGTGCTTGCGGTTATAGCAGATGACTCGAAGCGGGAGCTGGGGGAATCGATTTATGAGGCTGGCAAAAGACTCGGAGCCGAGTCGCTGCTCCTCATCATGCCGGACCGCAGCCGGTCCGGGGAAGAGCCGCCCGCTCCTGTCGCGGAGGCGATGGCGAAGGCAGATGTGGCCGTGTGCATCACGGTTCACTCGTTGACGCATACCGCTGCGCGCAAGCAGGCAGCAGCAGCGGGCACCCGACTGGCGACCATGCCGGGCATGACCGACGACATGTTCAGCCAGGGCGCCATCACCGCAGATTATCTGCAGGTGCAGGCCTTGACGGAGAAGGTCGCCGCCATCTTGACCGGTGGGCAGCAGGTCCGCATCGAGAAGGACGGCTTCCGCCTGTCCTTCCCGATTGCCGGGCGGGACGGTATTCTCAGCACCGGCCTGTATCTTAACCCCGGCGAGTCCGGCAATCTGCCCTCCGGCGAAGCTTATATTGCGCCGCTGGAAGGCCGCGCTGAAGGGCAGATCCTTGTGGACGGCTCTATCGCTGGCATTGGTGCCCTGACGGCACCGGTGCTGCTGACCGTGGAGCAGGGACGGCTGGTCGCAGCGGAAGGAGAATCCGGTGACCGGCTGCTGGCCATGCTGGGCGACGGTGACGGCAGGCTGCTGGGTGAGTTCGGCATCGGCACGAATGACCAGGCCAGGATCACGGGTGTGGTGCTGGAGGATGAGAAGGTCTATGGGACGATCCATGTCGCTTTTGGCAGCAACAATACATTCGGCGGCATTGTGGCTGCCGGGGTGCATATCGACGCGGTGGTGCAGAAGCCGGATGTGTATGTGGACGAGGTTCTGATTATGCGTGCGGGCGAGCTGGTTTAG
- a CDS encoding AroM family protein: MRKIGLITIGQAPRHDVAPLIEKYLEGRARLVQAGVLDGLTAEQIHERYAPGDGEYVLTSKMTDGTAVVVSRERITARLQGKIDQMEADGIGTILLLCTGVFPGLHTSGAHLIEPDKIIPGAVLAMTGGRRLGLIGPLPEQEQAMHEKFGGAGMAGFVFAAASPYTGSEQDFRAAAEQLKGRADLIVLDCMGYVEQHREWVAAAGIPVVLSNTLMGKLVAEMV; this comes from the coding sequence ATGAGGAAGATCGGACTGATTACAATCGGACAAGCGCCGAGGCATGATGTCGCTCCGTTGATTGAGAAGTACCTGGAAGGACGCGCCCGGCTGGTCCAGGCGGGAGTGCTTGACGGTCTTACGGCAGAGCAGATCCATGAACGTTACGCTCCCGGCGACGGTGAGTACGTCCTGACCTCCAAAATGACAGACGGAACTGCCGTCGTGGTCTCCAGAGAACGAATAACGGCTAGGCTGCAGGGCAAAATTGATCAGATGGAGGCTGACGGCATCGGTACGATTTTGCTGCTCTGCACAGGGGTTTTTCCCGGTCTGCACACGTCCGGGGCCCATCTGATCGAGCCTGACAAAATCATTCCGGGGGCCGTTCTCGCCATGACCGGCGGGCGGCGTCTGGGGCTGATCGGACCGCTGCCTGAGCAGGAGCAGGCGATGCATGAGAAGTTCGGCGGGGCGGGGATGGCTGGGTTTGTTTTTGCCGCGGCGTCGCCTTATACGGGCAGTGAGCAGGACTTCCGTGCGGCCGCGGAGCAGCTGAAGGGCCGCGCCGACCTGATTGTGCTTGACTGCATGGGCTATGTGGAGCAGCATAGAGAGTGGGTTGCCGCCGCAGGAATTCCTGTAGTGCTGTCCAATACCTTAATGGGCAAGCTGGTAGCCGAAATGGTGTAA
- a CDS encoding DUF1177 domain-containing protein, whose translation MALQQTLTVLNVLDSAFVTGEHVRQLFSEYPQVTVQVQKVEGAKGSTDFVKINIPGSAGKSIGGAAPTFGIVGRLGGIGARPSRVGIVSDADGAVAAIAAALKLADMQTKGDVLKGDILITTHICPDAPTLAHEPVDFMDSPVDIMQMNEHEVLPEMEAILSIDTTKGNRVINHKGIAISPTVKEGYILRVSEDLLRIMEMTTGQFAVTFPVTTQDITPYGNDLYHINSILQPAVATDAPVVGLAITAQSMVPGCGTGASHEVDIASAVRFAVETAKEYTSGICSFYNKAEFARINELYGPMKVLQSLGKPAVSTL comes from the coding sequence ATGGCACTTCAACAAACATTAACCGTTCTTAACGTTTTGGATAGCGCTTTTGTCACAGGGGAGCATGTCCGGCAGTTATTTAGCGAATATCCGCAGGTTACCGTTCAGGTTCAGAAAGTGGAGGGGGCCAAAGGAAGCACTGATTTCGTTAAAATCAACATTCCGGGCAGCGCCGGGAAATCCATAGGCGGAGCAGCACCTACCTTCGGCATTGTCGGCAGACTGGGTGGCATTGGCGCCCGGCCGAGCCGTGTCGGGATTGTCTCGGATGCAGACGGTGCGGTCGCTGCGATTGCGGCAGCCTTGAAGCTGGCCGACATGCAGACCAAAGGTGATGTGCTGAAGGGGGATATTCTGATTACGACCCATATCTGCCCGGATGCTCCAACGCTGGCGCATGAGCCTGTCGACTTCATGGACTCGCCGGTCGATATTATGCAGATGAATGAGCATGAGGTGCTGCCCGAGATGGAAGCGATTCTATCCATTGACACCACCAAAGGCAACCGCGTGATCAATCATAAAGGGATCGCGATTTCACCTACGGTCAAGGAAGGGTATATTCTGCGCGTGAGCGAGGATTTGCTGCGGATTATGGAGATGACGACAGGCCAGTTCGCGGTTACTTTTCCGGTGACGACCCAGGATATTACGCCTTATGGCAATGATCTGTACCATATTAACTCCATTCTGCAGCCTGCGGTGGCTACCGATGCTCCGGTTGTTGGCCTGGCGATTACCGCCCAGTCGATGGTTCCGGGCTGCGGCACCGGCGCCAGCCATGAGGTGGATATTGCTTCTGCGGTCCGGTTCGCGGTGGAGACAGCCAAGGAATATACGTCAGGCATCTGCTCCTTCTACAATAAGGCGGAATTCGCCCGCATCAATGAGCTGTACGGCCCGATGAAGGTACTGCAGTCGCTTGGCAAACCGGCGGTATCTACGCTGTAA
- a CDS encoding serine hydrolase domain-containing protein, with translation MNFGRLASQLAETATENTYSGTYLVQHNQQDIAAGSFGYANRAELLVNRSDTRFGIASGCKLFTAIAVCQLVEQGKLSLDSPLAACMDTAQFPLFDPAITVHQLLTHSSGIADYFDEELMDDFEELWITKPMYTLRRLADFVPMFSSQPMKFTPGERFHYNNAGFIVLGLLVEELSGMRFTDYVEQHIFRACGMEHSGYFAMDALPGNTALGYIEDEQGGWRTNVYSLPVQGGSDGGAFVTAPDMLLLWQALLDHRLLSPELTSLLLTPHMHEENEEYYGYGVWITKRGDEVFKYHVMGYDPGVSFHSAVYPASGVSAAMLSNASRGPFRLLETVEEFILE, from the coding sequence TTGAATTTTGGTAGATTAGCATCACAATTGGCTGAGACGGCTACAGAGAATACTTATTCAGGGACATATCTGGTACAGCATAACCAACAGGACATTGCCGCAGGCAGCTTCGGCTATGCCAATCGGGCAGAGCTACTTGTGAACCGCAGCGACACACGCTTCGGGATTGCTTCAGGCTGCAAGCTGTTTACAGCGATTGCGGTCTGCCAGCTGGTGGAGCAGGGCAAGCTTAGCCTCGACAGCCCATTAGCGGCTTGCATGGATACAGCGCAGTTTCCGCTGTTTGATCCGGCCATAACGGTTCATCAGCTGCTCACGCACAGCTCGGGGATTGCCGATTATTTCGATGAAGAATTAATGGATGACTTCGAGGAGCTGTGGATAACGAAGCCGATGTACACTCTGCGGCGGCTGGCAGACTTCGTGCCGATGTTCAGCAGTCAACCGATGAAGTTCACGCCTGGCGAGCGGTTCCATTACAACAATGCGGGCTTTATTGTGCTTGGGCTGCTGGTGGAGGAGCTTAGCGGAATGCGGTTCACGGATTATGTGGAGCAGCATATTTTTAGAGCCTGTGGAATGGAGCACTCCGGCTATTTCGCCATGGATGCACTGCCGGGCAATACAGCGTTAGGTTACATAGAGGATGAACAAGGCGGCTGGCGGACCAATGTGTATTCCCTGCCGGTCCAAGGAGGGTCGGACGGCGGGGCCTTTGTGACCGCTCCCGACATGCTGCTGCTCTGGCAGGCGCTGCTTGACCACCGCTTGCTGAGTCCAGAGCTGACTTCTCTGCTGCTGACACCACATATGCATGAGGAGAATGAGGAGTATTATGGCTACGGGGTGTGGATCACCAAACGCGGAGATGAAGTGTTCAAATACCATGTGATGGGCTACGATCCTGGCGTCTCCTTCCACTCGGCCGTCTATCCCGCTTCTGGCGTCAGTGCAGCTATGCTGAGCAATGCAAGCCGCGGCCCTTTCCGGCTGCTGGAGACTGTAGAAGAATTTATTCTTGAATAA